One stretch of Euphorbia lathyris chromosome 7, ddEupLath1.1, whole genome shotgun sequence DNA includes these proteins:
- the LOC136200836 gene encoding auxin response factor 17 — protein sequence MPPLLPPSGDPLRPIDLRIWRACAGSSVHIPTANSRVYYFPQGHLEHASSSSSPSLLSPLAISRPFFPCHVSDVQLLADLVTDEVYAKFLIFPVVDSSSSSLSFVESSSARFDRGGGDDEEEDKIVAFAKTLTPSDANNGGGFSVPRFCADSIFPPLNYHAEPPVQTLTVTDIHGTLWDFRHIYRGTPRRHLLTTGWSKFVNHKKLIAGDSVVFMRNMAGEMFIGVRRAVKFNSGGDSARWREQIGYGNSGDAKMKVKDGGFTRTGRAKVSPEAVLEAAEKAAQGLPFEVVYYPKAGVHSEFVVGAELVEGAFNVCWTPGMRVKLGVETEDSSRTTYFQGSVSSAGVPDSGPWRGSPWRMLEITWDEPEVLQNAKRLSPWQVEYMTPTPPIHAAFPPAKKSKFPENSGFLTDGDADLFFPMSGLTNSTMDSLNQPLLNYHSFPAGMQGARQNPFFSLSNFLSENPPQLCSDTVFDNKMVPKLKTVSTELNIGSSQSENFSPDSQSSVHSFGSELVRNQGCSSTKVGISSFQLFGKIIHMNQPVESGYDDVGYMEDCGSKLYNESNPLDLALTSSYTELLNRIDVQCQRA from the exons ATGCCGCCGTTGCTTCCGCCTTCCGGCGATCCTCTCCGCCCCATCGACCTCCGGATTTGGCGAGCATGCGCTGGTTCATCTGTTCATATCCCGACGGCTAATTCTAGGGTTTATTACTTCCCTCAAGGTCATCTCGAGCATGCCTCCTCTTCTTCGTCTCCTTCTTTACTCTCTCCTCTTGCTATTTCCAGGCCTTTTTTCCCCTGCCATGTCTCTGATGTTCAATTGCTTGCTGATCTTGTTACCGATGAGGTTTATGCCAAGTTCCTTATCTTTCCCGTTgttgattcttcttcttcttctctgtctTTTGTGGAATCGTCTTCCGCTCGTTTTGATCGAGGTGGTGGTGATGACGAGGAGGAGGATAAGATTGTGGCGTTTGCGAAGACTCTGACGCCGTCCGATGCTAACAATGGCGGCGGTTTCTCTGTTCCGAGGTTCTGTGCGGATTCGATCTTTCCGCCGTTGAACTACCATGCGGAGCCGCCGGTGCAAACCCTAACGGTTACCGATATCCACGGGACTTTGTGGGATTTCAGGCACATTTATCGAGGTACGCCACGTAGGCACTTGTTAACCACTGGATGGAGTAAGTTTGTGAATCATAAGAAGTTGATTGCTGGTGATTCGGTGGTTTTTATGAGGAATATGGCGGGGGAGATGTTTATAGGAGTACGAAGGGCTGTGAAGTTTAACAGTGGTGGGGATTCTGCTAGGTGGCGGGAGCAGATTGGTTACGGGAATTCTGGAGATGCGAAAATGAAGGTTAAGGACGGCGGATTCACCAGGACTGGAAGAGCAAAAGTTTCGCCGGAGGCTGTTCTAGAGGCGGCGGAGAAGGCAGCTCAGGGCCTGCCATTTGAAGTCGTCTATTACCCGAAGGCAGGGGTGCATTCGGAGTTTGTGGTCGGGGCTGAGTTGGTGGAGGGAGCGTTCAATGTTTGTTGGACGCCTGGGATGAGAGTGAAGCTGGGAGTGGAGACGGAGGACTCTTCCAGGACGACGTACTTTCAGGGGTCAGTTTCATCTGCGGGTGTGCCAGACAGTGGGCCATGGCGGGGCTCTCCTTGGCGCATGCTTGAG ATCACATGGGATGAACCTGAAGTTCTGCAGAATGCAAAGAGACTGAGCCCTTGGCAAGTTGAGTATATGACTCCCACACCACCTATTCATGCTGCTTTCCCTCCCgcaaaaaaatccaagtttccTGAGAATTCTGGGTTTCTGACAGATGGAGATGCAGATCTATTCTTTCCTATGTCAGGACTAACCAATTCAACAATGGATAGCTTGAACCAACCCTTGTTGAATTATCACTCTTTTCCTGCTGGCATGCAGGGAGCCAGGCAAAATCCTTTTTTCAGTTTATCCAATTTCTTAAGTGAGAATCCTCCACAATTGTGTAGTGATACTGTTTTTGACAACAAGATGGTGCCAAAGTTGAAAACGGTGTCTACTGAGCTGAACATTGGCAGTTCACAATCAGAAAACTTTTCACCAGACAGTCAGAGCAGTGTGCATTCTTTTGGTTCTGAACTTGTCAGAAACCAGGGCTGTAGTTCAACAAAAGTCGGTATAAGTTCATTTCAGTTGTTTGGTAAGATCATTCACATGAACCAACCGGTTGAAAGTGGCTATGATGATGTTGGGTACATGGAAGATTGTGGCAGTAAACTTTATAATGAGAGTAATCCACTGGATCTTGCATTAACATCCTCCTACACAGAATTGCTCAACAGGATCGATGTCCAGTGCCAAAGAGCCTAA